A single window of Mangifera indica cultivar Alphonso chromosome 18, CATAS_Mindica_2.1, whole genome shotgun sequence DNA harbors:
- the LOC123201816 gene encoding probable membrane-associated kinase regulator 4 codes for MAKNQASCIHVEEDYIDIEVSSSSNFMCYSISSPPHGREFEFQMCSVSHERESTTSPADELFYKGKLLPLHLPPRLLMVQKLTTTEKKTQDSLEENCVIPFVTSSDTSTTNISTPLESCNVSPSESCRVSSEINPDEYIFEWTTEMSGFIDGDQSKKFWTRKLKLINKSSLGQKLKASRAYIMSLFSKSDSSDEFCAKAACDVEPENNSKGNTCLSKSPFGKIGNDRYKISTTLSKCIKKKMVEDGANIHRRSFSGAIQRHTTKCLSSSTSTSTSSSGSSSFSFSSIRSYDLQLLKRSSSANSEIENSIEGAIAHCKQSQQPFT; via the coding sequence ATGGCCAAAAACCAAGCTTCATGTATTCATGTGGAAGAAGATTATATTGATATAGAGGTGAGCTCTTCCTCAAATTTCATGTGTTATTCCATCAGTTCTCCACCACACGGCAGGGAGTTTGAGTTCCAAATGTGTTCTGTTTCTCATGAAAGAGAGTCCACAACTTCTCCAGCTGATGAACTTTTTTATAAGGGTAAACTCCTTCCTCTCCACCTTCCTCCTCGTTTACTAATGGTTCAAAAACTTACCACCACTGAGAAAAAAACTCAAGATTCATTAGAAGAAAATTGTGTCATTCCCTTTGTTACTAGCTCTGATACTAGCACAACTAATATAAGTACCCCATTAGAATCTTGCAATGTCTCTCCCTCAGAGTCTTGCAGAGTTAGTAGTGAAATAAACCCAGATGAATATATCTTCGAATGGACAACTGAAATGAGCGGTTTCATCGATGGCGATCAGTCGAAGAAGTTTTGGACCAGAAAGCTCAAGCTAATCAACAAATCTTCACTGGGTCAAAAGCTCAAAGCGTCACGGGCATATATTATGTCTTTGTTCAGTAAGTCTGACAGTTCGGATGAGTTCTGTGCCAAAGCAGCTTGTGATGTTGAGCCAGAAAATAATTCAAAAGGCAACACTTGTTTAAGCAAGTCCCCGTTTGGAAAAATTGGTAATGATAGATACAAGATATCTACTACTTTgtcaaaatgcataaaaaagaaGATGGTTGAGGATGGTGCTAACATCCACAGAAGGTCATTCTCAGGAGCAATTCAAAGGCACACAACGAAGTGTTTATCttcatcaacatcaacatctACATCCTCTTCTGGttcatcatctttttcatttAGCTCAATCAGGTCTTATGATTTGCAGTTGCTAAAGAGGAGTAGCAGTGCAAATTCGGAGATCGAAAATTCAATTGAGGGAGCAATTGCTCACTGTAAACAGTCTCAGCAGCCGTTTACTTGA
- the LOC123202010 gene encoding ankyrin repeat-containing protein At5g02620-like has product MTSMEPPEQQQSFSRKKMAKQLTAKRDDTPLQALVRAGSLEVVSEIISSSGVLELKELLSKQNQSGETALYVAAEYGCADLVKEMMKYHDIGLASSKAKNGYDAFHIAAKQGNLEVLKVLMEAIPELSMTSDSSNTTAVHTAASQGHIEIVTLLLEKDSSIATIAKSNGKTALHSASRKGHLEIVKALLSKEPGIAMRNDKKGQTALHMAVKGQSVELVDELVKTDPSLVNMVDNKGNTALHIATRKGRVQIVRKLLNHTGLDKAVVNKSGETALDTAEKTGHSEIGAILQEHGVLSAKFVKQPTTNSARELKQTVSDIKHEVYDQLVHTRQTRKHVQGIAKRLNKMHTEGLNNAINSTTVVAVLIATVAFAAIFSVPGQYPNDPAHIPSHLSPGEVNIAPKLPFMIFVIFDSIALFISLAVVVVQTSLVVIERKAKKQMMAIINKLMWLACAMISVAFLAMSYIVVGVNDRWWAIAITVIGTIIMLSTLGTLCYWVIVNCIQASRSQSLRRSSMNSRSSPLSVMSDSEFLNNERNKLYAV; this is encoded by the exons ATGACATCAATGGAACCTCCGGAGCAACAACAAAGCTTTAGCCGGAAAAAGATGGCCAAACAGTTGACGGCAAAAAGGGATGACACGCCGTTGCAGGCTTTGGTGAGAGCAGGGAGCTTAGAAGTGGTGTCAGAAATCATATCTAGTAGTGGGGTTTTAGAATTGAAAGAGTTGTTGTCTAAACAGAATCAATCCGGAGAAACAGCACTTTATGTTGCTGCTGAGTATGGTTGTGCTGATCTGGTTAAGGAAATGATGAAGTATCATGATATTGGTTTGGCTAGTAGTAAAGCAAAGAATGGCTATGATGCATTCCATATCGCTGCAAAGCAAGGGAACTTGG AAGTACTGAAGGTCCTCATGGAGGCAATTCCTGAACTTTCAATGACTTCTGATTCCTCAAACACGACAGCTGTACACACTGCTGCCTCACAGGGCCATATAGAAATAGTTACTTTGCTCTTGGAGAAAGATAGCAGCATAGCTACCATAGCTAAAAGCAATGGAAAAACTGCCCTGCATTCTGCATCAAGGAAAGGGCATCTGGAGATTGTGAAGGCCCTGCTGAGTAAAGAGCCTGGAATTGCAATGAGGAATGATAAGAAGGGCCAGACTGCTCTCCATATGGCAGTTAAAGGACAGAGCGTTGAACTTGTAGATGAGTTGGTGAAGACAGATCCTTCTTTAGTAAACATGGTCGATAACAAGGGCAACACTGCCTTGCATATAGCAACCCGCAAGGGTCGGGTGCAG ATTGTAAGGAAGCTGCTGAATCATACTGGACTAGACAAAGCTGTTGTTAACAAATCTGGAGAAACTGCTCTTGACACTGCTGAGAAAACTGGTCACTCTGAAATTGGAGCCATATTACAGGAACATGGAGTCCTGTCTGCCAAATTCGTCAAACAACCAACAACAAACTCAGCTCGTGAACTCAAACAAACCGTAAGTGATATAAAGCATGAGGTCTATGACCAGCTTGTGCACACACGCCAAACACGGAAACATGTGCAAGGGATTGCTAAGAGGCTCAACAAAATGCATACAGAAGGGTTGAACAATGCCATCAACTCCACCACAGTTGTTGCTGTCCTCATTGCTACAGTTGCATTTGCTGCTATCTTCAGTGTCCCAGGCCAGTATCCTAATGACCCAGCACATATTCCTTCGCATCTCTCTCCTGGAGAAGTAAATATTGCTCCAAAGCTACCATTTATGATTTTTGTCATCTTCGACTCTATTGCCCTCTTCATATCTTTGGCTGTTGTGGTAGTTCAAACTTCTTTAGTAGTAATTGAGAGAAAAGCAAAAAAGCAAATGATGGCAATCATCAACAAACTGATGTGGTTGGCTTGTGCCATGATTTCAGTTGCGTTCCTTGCAATGTCATACATTGTTGTAGGAGTTAATGACCGGTGGTGGGCTATCGCTATAACAGTTATAGGAACCATAATTATGCTATCAACACTTGGGACTTTGTGTTATTGGGTAATTGTCAACTGTATACAGGCTTCCAGATCACAGAGCCTGCGAAGATCATCAATGAACAGTAGGTCATCACCATTGTCAGTTATGTCAGATTCAGAGTTTCTGAACAATGAACGTAACAAACTCTATGCGGTTTAG